In the Oryza glaberrima chromosome 6, OglaRS2, whole genome shotgun sequence genome, one interval contains:
- the LOC127775520 gene encoding uncharacterized protein LOC127775520, translating into MEEEIAADDLFLDAAADHHPAGFSSSSSSYFASFSEVVEEEDEERHPHHHHRLLDDDAAGFDHDETLAAPAPAPGSPFSFASDPDPDPDIDLELRLSSRSPPFWDCLEDDLADEEMVGGGFEWEEIADAAVPAPGAVAAGGGGGGGAGGDGGLVGDGDVFGFLDEREILGAMEGLDSGDDESGFSDEPFDFGDEGDDIGDIFRSVGWEVLPVPLDEDDFEVLPGHVADAAAGGAPPAARAAVERLQVVAVGGGGEEAAAASRGCAVCKDGIAQGELATQLPCAHLYHGACIEPWLAIRNSCPVCRYELPTDDPEYEKRRVKRRSSGDSVAQLGTPMQI; encoded by the coding sequence atggaggaggagatcgccgccgacgacctcttcctcgacgccgccgccgaccaccaccccgccggcttctcctcctcgtcctcctcctacttcgcctccttctccgaggtggtcgaggaggaggacgaggagcgccacccccaccaccaccaccgcctcctcgacgacgacgcggcggggtTCGACCacgacgaaaccctagccgcccccGCGCCCGCCCCGGGCTCCCCGTTCTCCTTCGCCTccgaccccgaccccgaccccgaCATCGACCTCGAgctccgcctctcctcccgctCCCCTCCCTTCTGGGACTGCCTCGAGGACGACCTCGCCGACGAGGAGATGGTCGGGGGCGGATTCGAGTGGGAGGAGATCGCCGACGCCGCTGTCCCTGCCCCCGGAGCCgtcgctgctggtggtggtggtggtggtggtgcaggaggagatgggggcCTTGTTGGGGACGGCGACGTGTTCGGGTTCCTCGACGAGAGGGAGATCCTCGGCGCGATGGAGGGGCtcgacagcggcgacgacgaatcGGGGTTCTCCGACGAGCCGTTCGACTTCGGCGACGAGGGGGACGACATAGGGGACATCTTCCGGAGCGTGGGGTGGGAGGTGCTCCCGGTGCCGCTGGACGAGGACGACTTCGAGGTGCTGCCGGGGCACGtcgcggacgccgcggcgggaggggcgccccccgcggcgcgcgcggcggtggagcggctcCAGGTggtggcggtcggcggcggcggggaggaggcggcggcggcgtcgcggggtTGCGCCGTGTGCAAGGACGGGATTGCACAGGGGGAGCTCGCCACGCAGCTGCCGTGCGCGCACTTGTACCACGGGGCGTGCATCGAGCCGTGGCTCGCCATCCGGAACTCGTGCCCGGTGTGCCGTTACGAGCTGCCCACCGATGACCCCGAGTACGAGAAGCGGCGGGTGAAGCGGCGTTCTTCTGGTGACTCCGTGGCGCAATTGGGTACTCCTATGCAAATTTGA